From a region of the Gossypium raimondii isolate GPD5lz chromosome 10, ASM2569854v1, whole genome shotgun sequence genome:
- the LOC105777023 gene encoding T-complex protein 1 subunit gamma, with protein MHAPVLVLKDSLKRESGTKVHHANIQASKAVADIIRTTLGPRSMLKMLLDASGGIVVTNDGNAILRELDLAHPAAKSMIELSRTQDEEVGDGTTSVIVLAGEMLHVAEAFIEKNYHPTVICRAYNKALEDAIAVLDKIAMSIDVKDRATMLGLVKSCIGTKFTSQFGDLIADLAIDATQTVGVDLGQGLREVDIKKYIKVEKVPGGQLEDSKVLKGVMINKDVVAPGKMKRKIVNPRIILLDCPLEYKKGENQTNAELVKEEDWEVLLKMEEEYIESLCLQILKFKPDLVVTEKGLSDLACHYLSKAGVSAIRRVRKTDNNRIAKASGAVIVNRPDELQESDVGTGAGLFEVKKIGDEFFAFIVDCKDPKACTVLLRGASKDLLNEVERNLQDAMSVARNIIKNPKLVPGGGATELTVSATLKQKSSSVEGIEKWPYEAAALAFEAIPRTLAQNCGVNVIRTMTALQGKHANGENAWIGIDGNTGAIADMKERKIWDAYNVKAQTFKTAIEAACMLLRIDDIVSGIKKKQAPGAGQGPTKPKVETEADADGEQILPD; from the exons ATGCACGCCCCGGTTCTCGTTCTAA AGGATTCGTTGAAACGGGAGTCTGGGACGAAGGTTCACCATGCTAACATCCAAGCCTCCAAG GCTGTTGCTGACATTATTCGAACAACATTGGGTCCTCGATCCATGTTGAAAATGCTCCTTGATGCTTCTGGAG GTATTGTTGTCACTAATGATGGAAATGCTATCCTACGCGAGTTAGATCTTGCACATCCAGCAGCAAAG TCAATGATTGAATTGAGCCGTACCCAAGATGAAGAAGTTGGAGATGGAACAACATCTGTCATTGTTCTTG CTGGTGAGATGCTTCATGTTGCAGAAGCCTTTATTGAGAAAAATTATCATCCTACGGTTATTTGTCGAG CATACAATAAGGCTTTGGAGGATGCTATTGCCGTGCTTGACAAGATTGCAATGTCTATTGATGTCAAAGACC GTGCCACAATGTTGGGACTTGTGAAGAGCTGTATAGGGACAAAGTTCACTAGCCAGTTTGGTGATCTGATTGCC GATTTGGCAATTGATGCAACTCAAACAGTTGGAGTTGACCTTGGGCAAGGGCTGCGAGAAGTTGATATTAAGAAGTACATTAAAGTAGAGAAAGTACCAGGTGGTCAGTTGGAAGATTCTAAGGTACTCAAGGGAGTGATGATCAATAAAGATGTAGTTGCGCCTGGCAAAATGAAGCGAAAGATTGTCAACCCACGTATTATTCTTCTTGACTGTCCCCTTGAGTATAAGAAAGGGGAGAACCAAACAAATGCCGAGTTGGTTAAGGAAGAAGATTGGGAAGTTCTTTTGAAAATGGAAGAAGAATACATTGAGAGCCTTTGCTTGCAGATTCTGAAATTCAAACCAGACTTGGTGGTTACAGAAAAAGGACTTAGTGACTTGGCATGCCATTATCTTAGCAAGGCTGGTGTCAGTGCAATTAGGAGGGTGAGAAAGACTGACAACAACAGAATCGCAAAGGCATCTGGAGCTGTTATTGTGAATCGTCCTGACGAATTGCAGGAATCCGATGTTGGTACTGGAGCTGGGCTATTTGAGGTTAAAAAAATTGGGGATGAGTTCTTTGCATTCATTGTTGATTGCAAAGATCCAAAAGCTTGTACGGTTCTCTTAAGGGGTGCTAGCAAGGATCTCCTGAACGAGGTTGAAAGAAATTTGCAG GATGCCATGTCTGTTGCTAGAAACATAATTAAGAATCCGAAACTTGTTCCCGGAGGTGGTGCTACAGAATTAACCGTTTCTGCCACCTTGAAGCAGAAGAGTTCATCTGTTGAAGGCATAGAAAAG TGGCCGTATGAAGCTGCTGCTCTTGCTTTTGAAGCCATACCACGTACTTTGGCACAAAATTGTGGAGTTAATGTGATTCGGACCATGACTGCTCTGCAAGGAAAG CATGCAAATGGTGAAAATGCATGGATTGGCATAGATGGCAACACTGGTGCCATTGCTGACATGAAGGAAAGAAAG ATTTGGGACGCATACAATGTGAAGGCGCAAACATTTAAGACAGCGATAGAAGCAGCATGCATGCTTCTACGAATTGATGACATTGTAAGTGGGATTAAGAAGAAGCAGGCTCCTGGAGCTGGCCAGGGTCCAACGAAACCCAAGGTCGAGACTGAAGCAGATGCGGATGGTGAGCAAATTCTTCCTGATTGA